From Pirellulales bacterium:
GCGACTTCGACGGCGACGGCGTCGACGAGTTGGGCATCTATCGCGACGGCCACTGGCACATCGACATGAACCACGACGGCGTGCTCGACGAGCACGACCAGCACCTGGAGCTAGGCGACGCCAGCCACAATCCGATCGTGGGCGACTGGGACGGCGACGGCGTCGACCAGATCGGCGTCCACCAGGAGCACGTCGAGGCCCGCGACGATATTTAGCGAGTAGCAGAATTCGTGAGAATTCTGGATTGGCTTCCGTCGACGAGTTGGCTCCGCACGAAGTCCGCCAGCCGGTCCTGCGCAGTTCTTTTAACAGGTGGAGGCTCGCGACGCACCGTGCCGGCGGCATCGAAGCGGAAAAATGTCTCATTCTCGGCCGCGTGAAGTATAACCATGCGGTCAGCGGCGGCATCTCGCAACCATCCAACACCAACCCGCGCCGGCCAGGAGCGAAATAAGCGGCACGAGCGGCAGGCGAAAGCGGTGGTAACCGGCGGCTCCGCCCGACAACAACAACAGATACGCCCCCACGGCGAGCAACAACAGGAGGGCGGGCGTGCGCGCCGGCACAGCGACGAGTCCCACGGACGCCAGCCCAAGGTAAACCAGCAGCGTTGTCGCCAACAGGCCGTGTATCACCAGCACCAGTGGCCGTTGTTTCAGCGCCGTGACGAACCGGTCGATGAGCGTCCCAGGTTTCACGGCCACGTCCTTCGACGTGTCTGCCAGACGAAAAAATGCCACCCAGGCATTCCGGCCCGAATCGCCGAGCGTGTGTGCGACGCCACCAAAATGAAGGCGCGCCCACCGCCACGGGTCGCCGCGAATAATCCGCCAGGCCTCGCGCCGCAAGAAGGCGTAGCGCTCGGCCACCGGCCAATCGCGCTGCTCGGGGTGCCGCTGCAGATAGGCCGCCGGATTGCTCTCGCCCGCAGCCACCTGGAACTTGTCCCACTGGCTGGGCGGAATGCCGTCTCGCTCGGCGACGACGGGCAACGCTTCATAGTAGTAGAGATTCACGTCGGCGATGGCGGCGAAGCCCGTGTAACGTGCCTCGCTCCAATTGCGGACCTGCCAAAAAGCCATCAGCCATACGCTCAAGGCGAAGAAGGCGACGGCCTGCGCGGTCCGCCGCCACGCTCGCCCGTCTCGCCGCCCAAGCGCGACGAGCAGGGCCGGAGCCAGGCACACCGGCAGAAAATAGGTGATCGGTCGCACATAGGTCGCCGCCGCAACCACCGCGGCCGCCAGCAGAACGTCGCGCCACCGTTGCCAGGCGCAGTAACGAGTGATGAACCACAGCGCCGCGGTGAGCAGGGTTGTGAACAGCGTCTCTGAGAGGAGCTTGCTGGCATAGATCATCGATACCGGTTCGCAGGCGCAGAGCCAGGCCGCGGCCAGCGCGATGTCGTCGCGTTGATAGACGAGCGTCGCGGTCTGATACACCAGCCAAACGGTGGCACAGGCCAGCGCGATTTGCAGTGCAACCGTGACCATCTCGACGTGGCCCACCGCCAGGCCGGGCACGAGCAGCAGCGGATAGCCGGGCGTGCGTTTGATCTCCGGCTCGTCGCACGTGCCCAGGCGGCCGGTTTCCAGCAATTGCTCCGCCGCCTGCAAATAGCCCCCGCTGTCGGGTTCGCGGAACTGAGGCTCCGGCCGGGCCACGGCGAGCGCGATCAGCGGCACGGCCACGCGCACCAGGGCCGCGGCAGTCAGAACAGTCGCAATCGATCGTGCGCGGGGCATTCTGCGATCATAGACCGCTCACTCCGTGAGCGGAAGGGCGCGGCAAAGCAC
This genomic window contains:
- a CDS encoding glycosyltransferase family 39 protein, with the protein product MPRARSIATVLTAAALVRVAVPLIALAVARPEPQFREPDSGGYLQAAEQLLETGRLGTCDEPEIKRTPGYPLLLVPGLAVGHVEMVTVALQIALACATVWLVYQTATLVYQRDDIALAAAWLCACEPVSMIYASKLLSETLFTTLLTAALWFITRYCAWQRWRDVLLAAAVVAAATYVRPITYFLPVCLAPALLVALGRRDGRAWRRTAQAVAFFALSVWLMAFWQVRNWSEARYTGFAAIADVNLYYYEALPVVAERDGIPPSQWDKFQVAAGESNPAAYLQRHPEQRDWPVAERYAFLRREAWRIIRGDPWRWARLHFGGVAHTLGDSGRNAWVAFFRLADTSKDVAVKPGTLIDRFVTALKQRPLVLVIHGLLATTLLVYLGLASVGLVAVPARTPALLLLLAVGAYLLLLSGGAAGYHRFRLPLVPLISLLAGAGWCWMVARCRR